The Wansuia hejianensis genomic interval GCCCCGATAGCCTTCCGGTGACAGGGAGGAATTGTTGATTTCCATAACGATTCCATATTCCCGTGCTGCGGCTGTCAGCTCGTCATAATCGACAGGATATTTTACATCGTCGCAATGGCCGATCATCCGCACGGCAGGGTGTTTCATGGCCTGGATGTAAGCCAGCGTATTGGCGGTCTGCCCTCCGGGCCGGAGATTTGGCCGATGCATGCTGGCAATGGCGTAGTCCAGGCCCTCAAGAATCTCATCTTCCAGATCCAGGTTCCCGGAGAAATCTGTGATATTCAGCTCCACTCCATAGCAGACCCGTATGCCGCAGCGTTTCCTGGGCGCGTGGGCAAGACTCCGGAAATACGACGGAGTGCCCGCCCCGAGAGTGCCCGGACCGTGATCTGTAATTCCAAGCAGTGTCAATCCCTTTTCGTGAGCTTTTTTAGCCATATCAGCGATGGTGCAGGAAGTACCATGGCCGCTGGCAATCGTATGGGTATGCATGTCACACAGATACATGTGGATGCTCCTTTCTCATCAGGTTATATATCGGTATTTTCACAGAATACGGCGGCTCTTGGAAACCGGCAGTGAAACAAACATTGTGCAGATGGGAAATACCGTTTTTAATATTTAAGGACCTAAATTCTGTATAACAGTATGGAACAGGAAGGGGTATTTGTCAAGTGTGTGGGTTCCCGGACGAAAAACAGCGGGAATTTTAACTATTTACCTACACCGGCCCATTTGAGTCAAATCACAATTGCTTTTATGATTGATATGTGGTATCATTCAATTAGCATATATTTCTAATATTCTTTACGGTTGTATTGCGCAACTGCTCTTACTTTCATCTGCAGATCGCAGGCTAAGAAATCTCTATGCGATTTTCCAATGACAGGCAAGAGGATTCTGAGTGTGAAGTGAGGGTCCTCCGGCGAGTTTAACTGAATATGGAGGGCACAGAATGAAGAAGTTTAAGGTAGCTGCTTTTGACGCCGAGGTGTACCAGGCATTAAGTGATCCGGTGGTTTTTTACTACGGAGAAGAGCAGGATTGGGATGGGCCGGTCAGGATACATGAAATGCTGGATTTTCCAGAAGAAATAGAACCGTGGATACCGTGTATTCCAGATTATAAAATCAATCTGGTCAGTAGCAGGACGGTGGACAAGGAGAATTTTCAGACGGGCCTCAGGGAGGTGTTTGAGCTGCTTGGGGTCATGGGGGACAGAGAGAAGCTGGAAAGGCAGAAGGGAAAGCGGAAGCTTCACTTGAATTCCTGGAAGGTATGGGCACCATTCCCGCGGAACTGCGCAGCCGAATACTGGCGGAGAGAGACACAGAGGTGCTGGGTTGTTGGCTGCGGAAGGCGGCAAGGATAAAAAATATTGAAGAATTTGTGTTGAAATAACAGCTGTAACTATACCCCCGTCCCCCAGGTACATGTATTCGGGGACGGGGTTTTGATTTTTTTTCTAAAAGCCACAGAAAAACAAGGCCTAAATCCGGATAAAACAACAAAAAACAAAGATCATAACTGTTGTTTCTTGTTGACATGGAAGGCGTGACAGAGTATAATGTAAGTGATGCTAATAGTGGGCTGGTTGGATTGCAGAACAGTGCAGGCTGTTTCTCTGCCTGTCAGGCCATGTATTACAGGATACTCTGGAATATACGAAAGGGAGGCCAGAAAAATGGCATTTTCAGATAACACTCTCCCGGAGACTAAACAGAGAATTGTACAGGAACTGGTTCCTGGCAAACAGATTTCTCTGGCTCATATTATAGCGAATCCGGATAAGATTATGTACACGAAGCTGGGACTGGACCCATCTATTGATTATGCCAAGTCGGC includes:
- a CDS encoding phosphatase, whose amino-acid sequence is MYLCDMHTHTIASGHGTSCTIADMAKKAHEKGLTLLGITDHGPGTLGAGTPSYFRSLAHAPRKRCGIRVCYGVELNITDFSGNLDLEDEILEGLDYAIASMHRPNLRPGGQTANTLAYIQAMKHPAVRMIGHCDDVKYPVDYDELTAAAREYGIVMEINNSSLSPEGYRGDTRANNRMLLEGCLRNRVPVLLSSDSHGTAHIGDFTYARAMVQEMNYPEELILNDKPEQVLKLLGT